The DNA region AAAGTTTTAGGCAAGTCTAGAACATTAAATTACAAATTTGTATGAGTCCCAGTACAAAGAGATTAAATGGATTCTCAAAATTTTGGTGAGTCTGGTCTCAGGAAAATTATGTTTATGATCTAGACAACTCTAGGCGAGTCACCGAGAGTTGGTCTCCTGgatgacagttctagtttttaTCTGTCTTTGCTGCCATCTTTATATAGTTTGTTGTGTAAAAAAAGCCAAAGTGGGATATTTGGATAAAACTTGCAGAAAACTTGCATCACACTAAGTTTATATGCAGTGCACTTCTGTTAAGATCAATAGGATCTCAATCTGATTTGGACAATAACTTCCCACTATAagtttaagatgctccaccgccgacaaatgggattttttcactatcaaaaacaggagcagacgatttagtatttttcttcagttacaaaatttacttactttacagcattaccactattgaaaagattgagcttctaattttacttcaagttaaaaatatgaaaaataattaattgcatcttgaaaaaattctgtggcattATATTCtgtatgaaatgaagtactgattgcgcatgcaccaaaggcgaaataaattatttcattttattttttgtgttaattaggcatatatatacacgattaaacaccaatcattgttcaaatgatgaatatcatttatgctctgtctgcggcggagcatctttaaagaattgatgtagtaattatataatgacacTGAATGATGTGCAGAATGCATGTATTATACACACGGGTTTAAAGTATACAGAGATGATGCAAATGGTTACtctattttattaattttttttttcacaaaatgaaatatttttaaagttgATGGATTAAGCTACAAGATGTAATGAAGAACAAAGGGAGAAATATTAATGACCATGTCTACGTTTATATCCATTAGGTTTGTAAACAAGATATGACGAGTGTGGAAGGGCTGAGAGTCCACCTGCGGACACATTTAGCAGATGCGACATTCCATTGCGTTATGTGTCACTATGTCACGGAAAGCCGAGCAGATCTCTCCAACCACATGTGGTCACTACATCAAAGTCAAATTAAGGTTGgtatcaaactttaaaaaataaaagttttaattgtaaaaaaaaatttgaagattttattcAAAAACAATATTCTGTCTTTGATTAGTTACTTCCTTGCTGTTAGGTGCCCATtgtgaaatcattattttattataaaaaattcATGTAGTTTACTCTAAAGAGTATGACAATATGCTCGCAAGCACATgttgtcacaatcaatacctaccagcaagggtagataactctgtaatatgcaaatgcagaatgCTTTCTCTCTGTTCAAAAATTGTTATtcagaatttcaaagtaatCTTTCTTTAGCCAGTAGTAAGTGTCAATGTCCCTCTGTGGTTCCTGTAAgagatttgttttgttgttacaGGGTGCTGAGCAGATAGAGCCGGTATACCACCTAAGTCGTACACCAGACGATAGCCTGGACAAGGAGATGCAAACACAGTTAGtatcacacataaatacattaaaTGACATACCAGATATTTATGTGGCTTTTATCTTACCATACTGGTTAAAAGGTGATAGTAAGTAAAGTTAATAATAGTGCAAAAAGTAGAAGTTAGTATCACATATGCATTTTTTATCAAGTATTAAAGATAACAATATCCCATATTACAGATATTAAATGTCATTATAGATATCATATCCTATATTCACTCGTATATGGCTTTTACGTTCCTATtctgattaaaaatatttactgtatttgacTCAAGTAGCGCTCAGGGcgtttaaaaatttgaaaaaatcatAGTGAAAAGATGATAATCAggcaaaattattgcaaatctatagctttgtatagttttggtctttatttatgcctgggcaattaaAATTGAGACCTCAAAACGGGTTAGGAGAGCATAtaggacatgggcgcttatagggtcgaatacggtaacataaaaacaaaagcaTGAAAATAACACCTTTTGCTTGGAAGTTTAAGtttctgttgtttttgtttgcgATTTCAAGTTCTTTCTCTTTAgataaaattttatgaaacttgtctCAAAGTTCTTATTTGTGCATTCTGTGGTATAATCTTAATAGCCAAcattatgtttgtttacagcaaTGCAAAGATAGCTATACGTCAAATGTTACAACTACCAGCTGCGGACACCAGTACCACCGGCAGCACAGACACAACTGGTGACGCCGAGAATCATGTGTTCAGATGTTCCGTTTGCAATAAAGTATTCAGAGCCAACTCTAACCTCAGACTGCACATGAGGTCACATATAGGTTAGTGTTATATCTCTAGGAAGGGGGGAAAGGGGAGAGAGGAGAATGTTCCTGAGTGGTCAAAAATATTCTACCATTAGCCATCCACCTACTGGTTGTGTTCGCTTACCTTAGCAACGGTTGCATAGGAAATTAGTTAGGTATGGTGTCATGCGGCCATTTGTTTTGGGATGCTACATGAGGTAGTTGCCAGATATTGCCTGTAGGATGATGATTTTTCTCTGGCTACCAATGTTTTTTGGTTTGGGTCATATCCTCAATATATCACCAAAATCTATATTTACAAAGCTCATAGTAGAATTGTGTCACACATAGGTCTGGCTTTGAACTTAAGCCTTCTGTTTAAAACATTCCAAGGTCAATGAAAAGGTCATTGGTACCTACTGTTTAACTATCAATGGGCAAATCTTTTGCTTGTGTCTGAATCAGTTCTTTGATAAAGTATATGTAGCTTTTGTAGAGATGTTTGTTTCTGAATGTTTTAATTACTTAATATGGTAAagcatggttataacaaacctctggggaccaacaaaagctgtgataattaaaaacatatttcatcatACACACATTGCAGGCATCTTATAGGAATCTTTATGGGGACTGAAAATTACCTGTTTTACTTTACATTAATTATCTAACAtgtatgttattttatattttaggtGATCGCCCCCACAAGTGCCCGCATTGTGACAAGTGTTTCGTCACAAAAGACACGCTATGTAAACATATGAGCGTCCACAGTGAGGAGAGACAGTATAAATGTGGTGAATGTGGCAAACTTTTCAAGCGTATTTCCCACGTACGCGAACACCTTAAAATACACAGCTCGGATCGTCCCTTCCCCTGTGAGCTGTGTGACAAGTCCTTCAAAACAGGGGTAAGTTAAAATTCTTTTGAATTCTAGAACTCAAAGAATtgtaaatcaacttattttGGGGTGCAATTAAATTTTTGTATGTTGCAGACAGTAAGaaatagtaaaaataaattgtcataAAATTCTAAAATACAGGTTAAGTTAAAGCCTAGAAGTAAATATTGCgaaattaaattattgtaaaaaatttGTTTCTTATAAAAACGTGAAATTAAGCCAAATAAGTTTGTTCACTATATTGGTTGTAAACTTTTATAGGATAAAAGAATCATATACAAGAATTCCCTTATAGtttcattatgaaatatttatcaaaattctaAAAGTGTGCAGCTGGAAgtttaaaaatgtcattttaaaaatgcaataatAATTCTTGAAGTTCAAGTCTCATATAAATGATGTAGTAAATTGTTCAAGAAATAATCAACTttgcttaaagtgaatagtcaggcaAAGAAAACCATAAATGTTCTAGTTCtccatattaatacgacggcaaAATAATCAAACTTTGCTTGAGCCGGGGGACGTTTTGAAATTGCAACAGATTTTGAGgaggattttatttttccatttcatagaAATTATACTGGCAGAACTATCCTTGCCCGATGCAAAtctgcaaattatttagtctctTATAAAAATGGCTGTTTTCTGCAGAGTTTagaaaattcaattttcataacTTCTGTAATAATGGTTGAATTTCGAAATCACCTCTGCAGAAATTACAAACTCCCTGATTATGTAGTGATTCAGTTTCAAAGTCGTGCTTTAATTACTATGTCATGTTTACGGTTTTCACAGAATGCCATGAAGGTTCACATGAGGACCCATACCAATGTCATGCCTTATGTGTGTCCATATTGCCGTCGACACTTCCGAGAGAAAGGCTCTCTAAATCGTCACAAGCGTATGCATACCGGAGAGAAGCCGTATGTGTGTAAACTCTGCGGAAAATCGTTCTCCGAGCATGGTACACTCAACAGACATCTAAAGGCAAAAGGTACCatgtttatctttaaaatattcCCTATAATGTCGTTTTGAGTACTGAAAACCAACATTCTTTCGTATGCGATTTATTACGCAAATTTTGCAATCAAGGTTAATTTGAAAAAGTTCATATCCATGAATAAATATCTTCTACAATTCTTgtacaatttgattaaaaggtaacacaattcaattttaaatctaaaaaaaattatttccttgaaaatgctttgaaatggaaaatcgcgaaattaagaaGCCGCAAAAGAAAGTTAATTTTACATTAGTTTGGTATTGAAATTAAGGATGCCTAGCGAATTCTGCAACCACtgtttttgattattttgtgaAATCAGGACTTGAACTGGACCATTGTGAGTTGAAATGAGTCATTCTGAGATATGAAATCTGTTCTTGTGTTTGTTGTAGTGCCGTGTTCACGTCAGGTAAATACTGAAGATCAGCCAGAAAAGCCCAAGAGGACACGTAGTACTTCCTACACGAATGTTTTGGCCGAATATGTTGAAGTGCCAAGTTCACACCAGGAAAATGTTGAGGATCAACCTGCAGAAAAGCCCAAAAGGACACGTAGAAGCTCCTACACAAACGTGTTGGCGGAATTTGTTGAAGTGCCAAGTTCGCGGGAGAGAAATGCTGCAGATCAGCCAGAAAGGCCCAAGAGGACACGTAGAAGTTCCTACACGAATGTGTTGGCGGAGTTTGTTGCCGTGCCGTGTGCACAACAGCAGAATGTTGAAGAGCAAGAAGAGCCAAGGAGTGGTACCTCCTACTCCAATGTATTGGCCGAGTTCTCGACGTTAGCAGACACACAACAGTACATCACCACAAACGAGGTGGTTAGGGCTCATCAACAGGTAACTAGTTTGAGTAATAACAATACATgttattctttcatacctacacgtgtaatactggctggtctagggcaatacactcatgtcgcctgaggctgtattgcatggctacccatgcaataaagcctcgtgacgtcacggcgtcaacaaaatctctatttcctcggtaaaattttaacatttttttcacaaaattgactggttttactataaaagatgcaagcaacggaatttgtgttgaaaatatcacgtaatttttcatgtatggaaattgacttccagtcgtggatttcttcgaatttatttcaaaatggcgggatattatagttgtaaaattgcagtaaaacgtcgtggtatgaaagaaaaatactctttcataagtggatatgaaggatagggatattctaccctcgggatcacaaaatgttgcaaaaccctcggcaagcctcgggttttactacattttgtgaccctcgggtagaatatccctatccttcatatccacatatgaaagagtcttataatatgtACCTGTAGCTTCTTGTCTTCATTCACGTTTAGTCTTCTGTCAGCAAACAATAGATTAAACTTCCTGTGGAATTTGATTGTATTTCCTTTTCCCTTATGCAATGAAATGTAACTTTCTAAAGGCTTTATTGGCAAACATTCCTAGAATCTTCTGTTAAGAAAAATTATTCCCCTGGCTACAGTAACTGTAATTAAATGTAAAGACATAACTTACAATATTTCTCATAAAAGTCAAATAGAgtttaaaagtatttgatttcattcaaatttttaaaaatcaagatacttcaaatttttaaaatatgatacatgtacatatatacagatttatTGGGGAAAAAATCCCAATAATATGACATTTATCCACTGAAAATGTCATAATAGAAATATTGGGAAATTGATATTGATTGTTGAGATATGCAAATTGTTTGGTTTTCCAATTATGTTTTTtggatttcttttaaaatggaaacaaattattacaaattgTCTGTTCTTTTCTCAGGTGGAGAGTCAGACGGagtatgttgtactacatacagACCTAAGAGATGATAACCTTCACAATGTAGAGATTGTCACAGAGGCAGCAGTGGACACTACCATGTTGGAGGGGGTGCAGGTTACGGATGATTACATTGTTGTCACCGATAGCGACCAGGGCATGAAAATCCTGGACTCAAAAACAGGGGCGATGATTGCCATGATGCCTTTGTCACAACTAGCCGACGGCGACAATCAACTCATAAATATGACATCAGAAAATGAAATTGAGGCTGTTGCTATGGCCCCCAGTTCAACTTTGGACTTGTCCGATTCTATTGTAGAACAGGCCATGATGGTTGCAAATGTAGAGGAGCAGGTTGAAACCACGGAAACAGTACAGAGTATTGTGGACGGTGATATAACTGGAATTGTCACCGAGGAGATGATCATTACGTCTGAAGCAGACACAAATCTGATCGAAAGTTCGGCTCAGTAGTGTTTAATTGAACAGCATTATATCAATTCATATGCAGTGAGCTTGTGCAAACAGAGCTTTTTTGTTGTACTtatacacagggacttgacacaAATTTCTAatggtcaatatatatatatttatgtattataatattaaggATATGAATCGGTTTGAAATTTGTGCCAAGTCCCTGCATGCTAAAAACAACCATTGAATTCAAAATGGCCAAAAATTTTTTAAGTTGAGAAATACAAGAATCATtgcaatacatatgtatacaccatttgaaattgttttacatttattaaaaaaatcaggttttagaaattcataaatatttcCTTAGTTGCCAAATGAGACATTTCCATATCATGTTTTAATTATCTGACTTTGAAAAATTCTGTGAAAGTTACTATTATATCTGATTTGAAAAATTCTGTGAAAGTTACTATTAAGTAGATAAAAATTAtggaggattttttttctgacaaTTTCTTTAGAATTATGCATATTGATTGGCTGTTTTATTCAAACTGCaaaatttttagaaatatttattcagcttcaatattttaaatgaccaCAACACATTTACCAGTCAAGTATTATCTTTACTGGCAAGATATTATTTCCTGCCATGAgttcattttgtaaatttattttgtaaaaaatgaattttgtaatataaaatgAGCGCCAGTTTATAGTTtacaattatttcatatgagatgtaaattacaatttatgcatattttgtttgatatatccTAGCATAAATGTGtacaaaaagaaaatttattaaaaGGATAATTAAACTTGCATATGTCTTTCTTTTCTTAATCAATTACTACTGCAAACGTTAATATTtcagtggtagttttattttaacgG from Argopecten irradians isolate NY chromosome 5, Ai_NY, whole genome shotgun sequence includes:
- the LOC138323963 gene encoding transcription factor E4F1-like → MSEKSNDTASVVNTSTIEGFDTDNEGDEDIHYCKKCRIMFTSLEEYLQHKVKHDNYKVTFSRSGHDRRMVVPKLIQKQTADTSVAENEDNQTTTEGSEKENTSTKKKKRGRKRKIKGEALDINKELVITDKPAYYCPKCDIKFNREATLRRHVEYVHDSTGDYTTNVGEEDGEGGEVEANIGRVIKNDETEEDSVEDPDYKQKKSTSIPTADTNNERRFECHICQNRFKDLNVLKCHLLTHSNKRDFPCGVEGCVFAFKTKGSLKRHMRRHTGERPFSCLKCGRSFTESGALTRHMKSRIPCTSKSDNDLPRYGKRWSFVTSQTSSEECVTTVDGKEACELEEGEILPGEVAAMDAENSEIVEAGQTASSSEVEPVQEKETVPEVQEEVSTVCKVCKQDMTSVEGLRVHLRTHLADATFHCVMCHYVTESRADLSNHMWSLHQSQIKGAEQIEPVYHLSRTPDDSLDKEMQTHNAKIAIRQMLQLPAADTSTTGSTDTTGDAENHVFRCSVCNKVFRANSNLRLHMRSHIGDRPHKCPHCDKCFVTKDTLCKHMSVHSEERQYKCGECGKLFKRISHVREHLKIHSSDRPFPCELCDKSFKTGNAMKVHMRTHTNVMPYVCPYCRRHFREKGSLNRHKRMHTGEKPYVCKLCGKSFSEHGTLNRHLKAKVPCSRQVNTEDQPEKPKRTRSTSYTNVLAEYVEVPSSHQENVEDQPAEKPKRTRRSSYTNVLAEFVEVPSSRERNAADQPERPKRTRRSSYTNVLAEFVAVPCAQQQNVEEQEEPRSGTSYSNVLAEFSTLADTQQYITTNEVVRAHQQVESQTEYVVLHTDLRDDNLHNVEIVTEAAVDTTMLEGVQVTDDYIVVTDSDQGMKILDSKTGAMIAMMPLSQLADGDNQLINMTSENEIEAVAMAPSSTLDLSDSIVEQAMMVANVEEQVETTETVQSIVDGDITGIVTEEMIITSEADTNLIESSAQ